CCTATAAATTCGGAGAACCActaggtttgaaattgaacggattacatcagcttcttgtctatgcgtatgacgtgaatatgttaggagaaaatccacaaactattaggaaaaacacggaaattttactagaagtaaagcgataggtttggaagtaaatcctgaaaagacaaagtttatgattatgtctcgtgaccagaatattgtacgtaatggaaatataaaaattggagatttatccttcgaagaggtggaaaaattcaaatatcttggagcaacagtaacaagtataaatgacactcggaaggaaattaaatgcacaataaatatgggaaatgcgtgttattattcggttgaaaagcttttatcatccagtctgctgtcaaaaaatctgaaagttagaatttataaaacaattatattagcggttgttctttatggttgtgaaacttgaactctcactttgagagaggaacagagattaagggtgtttgagaataaaatttttagaaaaatatttggggctaagagagatgaagttacaggggaatggagaaagttccacaacgtagaactgcacgcattgtattcttcatctgacataattaggaacattaaatccagacgtttaagatgggcagggcatgtagcacgtatgggcgaatccagaaatgcatatagagtgttaattgggagccTGGAGGGAGAAAacctttggggagccgagacgtagatgggaggataatattaaaatggagttgagggaggtgggatatgatggtagagactggattaatcttgcacaggatagggaccaatggtgggcttatgtgagggcggcaatgaaccttcgggttccttaaaagccataagtactaGTAGGTCTTAAAGCGTAGGTGAAAGATTATGAtagtgcctattattattattattattattattattattattatttcataatagcAGTAGAACGGTGACGGTGATGTGAGAAAATGTATTTCGAACAGGTGTACAGGCTTAGGTATAGACAACGCTTAGCGTCCTTCCTAgtcattaattcttttattatttcACCCAAAAATGTTATACTTCTACTATTATTTCATGTATATAAATGTAAagacagtcaaaattcgtgactcgcgaaaacctaaaaaccaaatagacatagtttaaaacatggttcagataaaaaaaaatatcatataattacacgtttcaactcgcgaaaaatcgcaaaaatcctATGACTCGTAAATTTAGTATATTTTCTGTCGTTATTAGCGAAAAGACGCTatttttcagcaattaataagtacattatctaaattttgaaatgttagaagttctgtttgaaaaatgcaCAAGATTTGGAATGCTGGCGCTAGATGGCGTGAGTTGAAATGGTTCGTACACGGATTGATGCAACTGAAAGCAGTTTGAAACCTCTCTTTGATCAGGTGCCAACCTTAAAGAATCTATCACCTGATGCAGTACATGCATATAGTGAACtgaaggacatagttaaaaatagtcctggactttcagtgcgacaaggtttgctgtcgttacgtgaagatcacagtgattttgtggaCGGAGCACTCCAAGCTATATGGGTTCCAGTTTTTAATGTTGActgtgaatgtttttttttttttttttttttttcccacagtTCTCGTGTatgctaacaaatagaagaagaaaccttATAATGACGAACTTAGAACTGTTGTCTGCATAcaactttgaatgttaaataatgttaagtatcttagaattgttgtcaacgtaaaactttgaatataattataattgtcaattattatcttaagcaacatattctacactaataataaatctgtagccaaaatttttctggtaattttcgattttccaaaaataattggtgttaacatgtataattaaccatcctgaaaccgaaaatcgcttttttgaaatttttgtttgtatgtctgtctgtctgtctatctgtctgtctgtctgtctgtctgtctggatgtttgttacattttcacgcgataatggctgaacggatttcgatgaaaattggaatataaattaagttcgttgtaacttagattttaggctatatgacattcaaaatacattatttaaaaggggcgttataagggagcctgaattaaataaatcgaaatatctcgcttattattgatttctgtgaaaaatgttacataataaaagtttgtttacaaatgatttccgataagttttattctatgcaaaattttgataggactgatatttatggatatacaagactttttaaataacaatacaatacattttcaccgccgcctcagattatagcgttgttgttcctgcagtaactcctatgtgcaaaatataaaatttttgagtaggaagaaaaaacaaatttattcattccatggcaatggtacataggagatcgtgaattcttacattttcgaaagaaataaatataattacatatcactatatacgctgtatcactattttaattatttgaagagttcagaaccatagtggggcaagcgccatttactgaagacgtagaaaacgagggttaaaattaaattattaccataattcaatggaaacatatagcaaggaatataaagtttacacattaaaactaaatgataggctatgtcaatcttcattaaactatggttgcatgtaataacaattacgaaacatgttaaaggaatttgtaccaaatgagtggtctctggatcaaaatgatcgcattttaatttttttaatacaatttaaattaagtaacatattaaacgattcatccttctatcaaacacgaatgttccctggatcaaatgtcctattttaattatgtaattactttatatttatttctaacgggtgcagcggagcgcacgggtacggctagtaatttaataaaacagggcgtttcgttttcactcaagaatttttatcctttttagcGAAGAATTTTAGCCCCTTTTATTCAATAATATGTTACACTGCAGTAGTATTTTACTCCTGCGCCATGGATGAGCGTGGATTATGGAGAAAGTCAGTAATGCCATCAAGAAGAACCGTCGGTCACGAAGTGCTTTTGAAATCATCAGAAATAGATGCTCTGTACTTGACGTTAAAAGCCAGTAGTTACATgttttgctgtaattattgtcagTTACCACTGCActatatttatttcacagaagTGGTCATGTCCTTGCTGTTCCTCGTGTTGCTGGCGTCGGCGACGGCCTCGCCGCTGGGCAGGATGCAACTCTGCGGCAGCGAGCTGGCCAACAAGCTGGCGGAGATCTGCGCCGTCTACGGCTACAATGATCCCTTCAGGCATGCGCACTACGGTCAGTAACATTTCACTTTAATGccttcaaattaatattttagacTTCATAAATGGGAAAGCTCAGACAAAAGCGGTTTCTTTGTAGGAAGAAGTTAGTAAGGTCTCCGAGTCTTTCAGGGCTCGGTATCAAATTGCATGTAATaagtaggctccgtattccagctacctataaactggaatgaagttgccagATTCGAGGTATATGtaacgtcacagcgcaggtacaggtacgttagtatacaaaatagttacgcatcctctgccctcttcctctagagcagcggtggcgaaaatgtaatcgtgcgccgagccactgtgtaacctgcaatgtgcataacacctatggagggaggcggacacccgaaggggtagtgaagcaactgtctgacttattaacggattttcattttccttacgtcaagcacttaaatataattttatacagtacaaggctacaaactaatgtttagtagtgtaacgaagaaagaaatgaacaataaatgaacaatatcgcaacctaaaattaattgtcttcataatgtctctgcgacaaagtttcaaaatcaggatttatgtcacttactgccagtcgtagttgatcacgaaggtatttgtctgtcaatctcgtgatctaaatttggtttttactattttaattgttgaaaataatttttcacaaacgtaagttgtagcgaacatggttcgacagagcaagcgaaagaacgaagcttctgatatttattttttggcaaagatttgaaagttcaacatttgtcaagtccttacatctagctttcatttgacatcacatagtaaatcagtgagttcaaattgaagagctaaccgcattattcctacatctgctgaaaaagggtcgacgtacagagatgatgatgatgatgatgatgaagattatgatgatgatgatgatgatgatgataacaacaataacacttaaccttttaatgtttaatcagtaaaatgtagtataatgccgttttatgttatacaaccgttttcctcgtagcttaatacttgtgaacaaatcatacatttaatattctcatcatatagacagcaaaaaaatgcgtcctcccatcctacttgaaactttcgtacatggtttcgagagagagacatatgccactcacaggtcagagacaaatacaaacggaacggagtttgactccagttaGTGAGAGGTGGGGATTggtggaggttagaagcaagcgaaatgcatagctatcactgTGAGCCACAATTTCTCCCGAgtcacattctcgccacggctgttctcGAGTCTAGAAAGTGAAAACTGGGACGCAattatagtgagtagtcttattgATCACTGCttttactagtcgtattatttaaataagtacatctttgtggctgattgaaggttcattgcagagataaaatgccttaggtaagacgctcaagcactgaaaggcactgcaataccaaaagtcGCAGAAAGTTGTTGAACGTAAACCAAAAGAACCTGTACcatcaaaatatgaaaattataaagatattaactcgacgtttagcatggatttgtgtaaccTACCATGTTGTTCAGTGTCagcatcccaattaataaattaaataatctacattttagagaatttctagaaaagtatatagaaaattagtggagtttcagtgatgagcgacatgcaatatcctaatgaaacacgaaaaaatatcggACAAGAGGAATATCTTGCACTACATCtagcaccaataacgtcatgtttTCAGCGTTGGAGATGAATTGCTATTAACTCTCTACATCACTAGTGTTCTCAAAGTATGAAAGCAATCATTCACACGGTCCAATGTCGAAGTTATGTAAACATAAATCTCGAACTCTTCCCTCTCTTTTCTCCTTTAAGACGTATAAGGAGGTAAGAAATTTGTTAACATTAAACTTATCGTCTTTTTGTAGAAGATTCGACCTACGACAGCATCACACCTACAAGAACGCGGGTAAAAAGGGGAGTAGCCGACGAGTGCTGCAAGACGGGGTGTTCGCAGGAGACACTAGAGCAGTACTGCAACCCACCTCTCAAATCGTCCGACAGGTAAGGCTATCTTCACAATATCGATGGCCTAGATCTAATACTACCTACGTAtgtgatttttccaaaattttcaggagagatataaaactgtttattatttatacattctatctatctagtattcttactgattattaTCCTTTTCAGTGATTCAAATAGAATGTAtaattaacaaacagttttatgTCTCTCCTGACAATTTTGGAAAAATCACATACATGGTACTAGATCTAGGCCATCGATatgttaaacaatttttataatacgAAGTCCCTGTTATATGTAAAGAGAATTTCAACAGTGGTGGTTGACAAGATGGAGACGTCATTGGTCGATGACAATGAGATGATGCTCTACAATTGGTGGAATAATGGcagcagaaagaaaaaaataatgcaaatacctccatactagagatgaacaaaactaactgccgatctcgctcgctgtgttcgttgcatttgtctttcgagtctggCTCGTCATTCtcttgcgcttcgagtctcgctcatcattctcgaaatagcatttggtcggcgtggaaagatttcgtaactttgaataacatacatcattgaaataaatagcattataattgtttaaatgagacaaagacaaaacagaacagtatcttagttatcaaaatgttctggttctattatattatattacctatggttatataaatagaaaaaaaacaattctcaaataaatttgcatttctaagaaacataaaacataacgttaatatctttttacttgagattgcacacttgatcttaaacatatgaaaaaaaatccctagccttttaataagagcctagtaattaaataaaggctgggaaatggattattatacactgagaggtagagatgtttcaaataggctacttgattgtttatacatatataacagtttccaaagtagataaaagttcagtcaggtataaacaactgtggcgattcaaggctgcttgacttcgggagtgatcaatctcgagtctcggaacactcataagcagtctttacgtcaaggacgcgacataatacaacattgtcgtgcgggttttcggctttgcgggcgctgttagtctcgctttctcgatcgttgttcgtcTCTATTCCATAGGCTTACTATTTTAGTTTACTACAAGTTCAACCCGTATCTAATGCAAGCAACCcagattcgatccccggccagctTGTGGTGAAATTTGTGGAAGACAAACCAGGCGTTGCAGATAATATCTCTCGGAGTACTCTCCCTCATTTCAGCTATCATCTGAAATAGTGAAAAGTAggttggggtgaagtcttggtgGTAAAAGTATTTCCGATCTTTATATAGGAAGGTCTTGGAACTTCGGGCACTAAGACTTATCAGTACATGTCTGAAGATGGAACTTAGCTCTGTCAAGTCTGAGGCAGGATAGCCTATCAGTATCGGATTCACAATGCCACCCAGACCATCTGTCGAAGTTGCACAATCACCGCATATGTAGAGGCCAAAGCAAgtctaagtgcaaggatccgtcCCTGGACCAACCTCTAAACGACACGCCATGTCGTTCGACAAACGGtgcgtttgtttcttttttctcctttaaCCTGTTTTTAGATTAATTGGCTGTCAGAGAACATATTAATGTGGTTACTTGTATGGCCGAAGAGATGGTTTAATAATGGATAATTGattatatctgtggtgtttgggtaaagggagataagtcataaaaatgagtccggagataaatgaaaattaaactttgaacccttattacaaataattttctacacaaataaaacacatcaactgttagtattctttgatttttgcacacccacttgtataatttaacttgtgtactcatctgggaaacaaaattccacctggacaaaaaaatgacttatacccctttacccgaacaccacagatatcTTGGCAGGGAATATTTTGGTAGGGACGATATGTTAAGGATTTTTAATATAAAGTGCAggaaaacattttcattataccATTAGGCAAGGTTAATGAGGAAATccttggttgagaagcttttgtcacctagtctgctttcaaaaaatatgaaagttagaatttataaaacagttatattaccggttgttctgtatggttgtgaaacttggacactcagtttgagagaggaacataagttaagggtgtttgagaataaggtgctttgaaaaatatttggggctaagaaggatgaagttacagaagaatggagaaagttacacaacacagaactgcacgcagtgtattcttcacctgacataattaggaacattaaatccagacgtttgagatgggcagggcatgtagcacgtatgggcgagtccagaaatgtatatagagtgttagttgggaggccgaagggaaaaagacctttggggaggccgagacgtagatgggaagataatattgaaatggatctgagagaggtggggtatgatggcagagactggattaatcttgctcaggatagggaccaatggcgggcttatgtgagggcggcaatgaacctccgagttccataaaagccagtaagtagtaaatTGGAGCTGTATTTTATATGTAGTTCATGAAATAATCTAACAGATCTCAAAATCGATTTTTTATtctgatttgttttattttgctctactgaaaaattatgtctgtCGACTTAAAGTGAGATATTCCAGGCAGcctcgcttatttatttaacctggtagagataaggccaccaggccttctcttcccctagaggattacaactacaatatgaagaatgcaATTACAATTACATAAAGATCAAagcacgaaaagattacctgattaataaaggctagccAATTTATtgcagaagttaagaacaaaaaaaaagactttttttttaactgaagtacaaattaaacctaggataataaaattatatagtaatgaaattaccggatattgaaatattctgTGGTGGAATAAAagaactacagtatttacaagaagccatatctgaacgagtctcaattactgatccagtgtctagtaagtttgcgtgtgaattcaattttatttcgacagttcctgatgctagcaggtagcgaatttcaGAGTCTttgcagggctattgtgaaaaaggatgagtatgaggaagtgcgatggAATTCTATCATCTCGTCATTTTTACAAAAGAATACCAGTTTTACACAGCTAAAAA
The window above is part of the Periplaneta americana isolate PAMFEO1 chromosome 11, P.americana_PAMFEO1_priV1, whole genome shotgun sequence genome. Proteins encoded here:
- the LOC138709303 gene encoding insulin-like growth factor I isoform X2 → MSLLFLVLLASATASPLGRMQLCGSELANKLAEICAVYGYNDPFRHAHYEDSTYDSITPTRTRVKRGVADECCKTGCSQETLEQYCNPPLKSSDRSKVLKVSEDHSINHIPQDDSAASAVLTSEVRRSSIAREEKNDLVSKGDLEELERHLNKIAPVIGTINPSYLGIPVILPPRIRKEEMSLQDYGTK